One Geoalkalibacter sp. DNA window includes the following coding sequences:
- a CDS encoding TolC family protein, with the protein MSGADRVAATIIAEKQQEALGRTEPFSVVPAEDRLRQRLLLDQDLPLSHPASVGRSGLSPIPHWPQSGYGETPDGTTGDADLATTDEIPRLTLFDALRVAAANSREYQAAKERVFRAALALDLERNTFRNILSGRAQSQLSTDLGVEPTRTGIESGGTAALQRAFKTGAALTTQIALDLVRLLNPDSSSSLGLQADASISIPLWRGSGAHIAGEPLLLAEREVVYAIWEFERFKHTFVVAVAGNYLGVLNQLDQVENAEDNYRRLVASTRRARRLADAGRLPEIQVDQAVQDELRARDRWVSARQSYARALDNFRISLGLPPDARIDLDRDELQSLAALARQRLEGGMTVKSAAAGKIPPADAPIELAAPDMRHAGPYELAEDEALRLAFEHRLDLLLTQERIFDAQRAVVVAADALRGEVTLLGRALAGERRSLGSADLPDARLRTDRGFYSALLSIDLPLERTAERNAFRLSYLNLEQRLRDLQEQEDRIKSEVRNGLRDLVQFRESLQIQAQALTVAQRRVESTNLFLQAGRAEIRDLLEAQEALVGAQNALTSALVSYRIAELELQRDMGVLRVDERGIWQEYQPRETDHDGR; encoded by the coding sequence TTGAGCGGCGCCGACCGCGTCGCCGCGACCATCATCGCCGAGAAGCAACAGGAAGCCCTGGGCCGCACCGAACCTTTTTCGGTGGTGCCGGCCGAGGACCGTCTGCGACAGCGCCTGCTGCTCGATCAGGATCTGCCCCTTTCCCATCCCGCCTCCGTCGGCCGCTCCGGATTGAGCCCCATCCCGCACTGGCCGCAAAGCGGCTATGGCGAGACGCCGGATGGGACGACGGGGGATGCAGATCTCGCCACCACGGACGAAATACCGAGGCTCACGCTGTTCGATGCCCTCCGGGTCGCCGCCGCCAACAGCCGCGAATATCAGGCGGCCAAGGAGCGGGTGTTTCGCGCCGCCCTGGCCCTGGACCTGGAACGCAACACCTTTCGCAACATTCTCTCCGGTCGCGCGCAAAGTCAGCTCAGCACCGATCTCGGCGTTGAGCCGACGCGCACCGGCATCGAGTCGGGCGGCACGGCCGCTCTTCAGCGCGCCTTCAAGACCGGCGCCGCCCTGACCACCCAGATCGCCCTCGACCTGGTGCGGCTGCTCAACCCCGACTCCTCCTCTTCCCTGGGCCTGCAGGCCGATGCCTCCATCAGCATTCCCCTGTGGCGCGGCTCGGGCGCCCACATTGCCGGCGAACCCCTGCTGCTGGCCGAGCGCGAGGTGGTTTACGCCATCTGGGAATTCGAGCGGTTCAAGCACACCTTCGTCGTGGCCGTCGCCGGCAATTATCTGGGCGTCCTGAATCAGCTCGATCAGGTGGAGAACGCCGAGGACAACTATCGACGCCTGGTGGCATCGACCCGTCGGGCGCGGCGTCTGGCCGATGCCGGGCGTCTGCCGGAAATCCAGGTCGATCAGGCGGTGCAGGATGAGCTGCGCGCTCGGGATCGCTGGGTGAGCGCCCGTCAGTCCTATGCCCGCGCCCTGGATAATTTCCGGATCAGCCTGGGGCTGCCGCCCGACGCTCGAATCGACCTGGATCGCGACGAATTGCAATCCCTCGCCGCTCTCGCCCGGCAGCGCCTGGAGGGCGGCATGACGGTCAAATCGGCCGCCGCCGGAAAAATTCCCCCCGCCGATGCCCCCATTGAACTGGCCGCGCCCGACATGCGCCACGCCGGACCTTATGAACTGGCGGAGGATGAGGCGCTGCGGCTTGCCTTTGAGCACCGCCTCGATCTGCTCCTGACCCAGGAGCGCATCTTCGATGCCCAGCGTGCCGTGGTGGTCGCCGCCGACGCCCTGCGCGGCGAAGTGACCCTGCTCGGCCGTGCCCTGGCCGGGGAACGTCGTTCCCTGGGGTCGGCCGATCTGCCCGACGCCCGGCTGCGCACCGACCGGGGTTTTTATTCGGCCCTGCTGAGCATCGATCTGCCCCTGGAGCGCACCGCCGAGCGCAATGCGTTTCGCCTCAGCTACCTGAATCTTGAGCAGCGCTTGCGGGACCTTCAGGAACAGGAAGACCGCATCAAGAGCGAGGTGCGCAACGGCTTGCGCGACCTGGTGCAGTTTCGCGAAAGTTTGCAGATTCAGGCCCAGGCCTTGACCGTGGCGCAACGACGGGTGGAAAGCACCAATCTTTTCCTGCAGGCCGGACGCGCGGAAATCCGCGATCTGCTCGAAGCCCAGGAAGCCCTGGTGGGCGCGCAGAATGCGCTGACCTCCGCCTTGGTCAGCTATCGGATCGCCGAACTCGAATTGCAGCGCGACATGGGGGTGCTGCGCGTTGATGAACGCGGAATCTGGCAGGAATATCAACCCCGGGAGACAGACCATGACGGACGCTGA
- a CDS encoding efflux RND transporter periplasmic adaptor subunit produces the protein MTDAEKPARSTRRRLKWPAVGAALILLVLVALSLARSGADKQRQPLAAAATFRVERGPLDISVVQSGTIQSLDQVIIKNEVEGRTTILFLVREGTRVKKGDLLIELEASRLQDERVDQQIRVMNAEAAFIRARENLEVVRNQARSEEEKAELDARFAAEDLRKYLEGDHPKNLKEAEAQITIRQEELRRAQEKLQWSRVLFDEKYISQTELQADELAAQRAQLDLDLALTELALLKNFTHGRKLDELRSQEHQTAMALERTRRKAAADVLQAEVDLRARESEFQREQGKLEKIEQQIGKTRIYAPSDGLVVYATSTQANFRGNIEPLAEGQEVRERQELIYLPAPGSVKAEVKIHESNLDKVSVGLPVRITVNALPGRVFTGRVANIAPLPDAVSVWLNPDLKVYNTDIHLEGDVEGLRTGMSCRAEILVAQYADALYVPVQAVTRVDGHPTVFVRQGGQFGPRQVEVGLDNNRMVHVLQGLEVGELVLLTPPLQHPAEPAGRGEVRPPVAAGGGGRG, from the coding sequence ATGACGGACGCTGAAAAGCCGGCTCGCTCCACCAGGAGGCGGCTGAAATGGCCGGCGGTGGGCGCGGCGCTCATTCTTCTGGTTCTGGTCGCGTTGAGCCTGGCGCGCTCGGGCGCCGACAAGCAACGGCAACCGCTCGCGGCGGCGGCCACCTTCCGCGTGGAACGCGGCCCCTTGGATATTTCCGTGGTTCAATCGGGAACCATCCAATCCCTGGATCAGGTCATCATTAAAAACGAGGTGGAAGGACGAACCACCATCCTCTTTCTGGTGCGCGAGGGCACGCGGGTCAAGAAAGGCGATCTGCTCATCGAGCTTGAGGCCAGTCGCCTGCAGGATGAGCGCGTCGATCAGCAGATTCGCGTGATGAATGCCGAGGCGGCTTTCATCCGCGCTCGGGAAAATCTCGAAGTGGTGCGCAACCAGGCCCGGAGCGAAGAGGAAAAGGCCGAACTCGACGCGCGTTTCGCCGCGGAGGATCTGCGCAAGTATCTGGAGGGCGACCATCCGAAAAATCTCAAGGAAGCCGAGGCGCAAATCACCATCCGCCAGGAAGAACTGCGGCGCGCTCAGGAAAAACTGCAATGGTCGCGCGTGCTGTTCGACGAGAAATACATTTCCCAGACCGAACTTCAGGCCGATGAGCTGGCCGCCCAGCGTGCTCAGCTCGATCTGGATCTGGCTTTGACCGAGCTCGCATTGCTGAAAAATTTTACCCACGGGCGCAAGCTCGATGAACTGCGCAGCCAGGAGCACCAGACCGCCATGGCCCTGGAGCGCACCCGCCGCAAGGCCGCGGCCGATGTTCTGCAGGCCGAGGTTGATCTGCGCGCCCGCGAATCCGAGTTTCAGCGCGAGCAGGGCAAGCTTGAAAAAATCGAGCAGCAGATCGGTAAAACCAGGATTTACGCGCCCAGTGATGGTCTGGTGGTGTACGCGACCTCCACCCAGGCCAATTTTCGCGGCAATATCGAGCCGCTCGCCGAGGGCCAGGAGGTGCGCGAACGCCAGGAGCTGATCTATCTGCCGGCGCCGGGCTCCGTCAAGGCCGAGGTCAAGATCCATGAATCGAACCTGGACAAGGTCAGTGTCGGCTTGCCGGTGCGCATCACCGTCAATGCCCTGCCGGGCCGGGTCTTCACCGGACGGGTGGCCAACATCGCGCCGCTGCCCGATGCGGTCAGCGTGTGGCTCAATCCCGATCTCAAGGTCTACAACACCGACATTCACCTGGAAGGCGATGTGGAAGGGCTGCGCACGGGCATGAGCTGCCGCGCCGAAATCCTGGTGGCGCAATATGCCGACGCCCTCTATGTGCCCGTGCAGGCGGTGACGCGGGTGGATGGGCACCCCACGGTTTTCGTGCGTCAGGGTGGCCAGTTTGGTCCCCGCCAGGTCGAGGTCGGCCTGGACAACAATCGCATGGTGCATGTGCTCCAGGGGCTTGAGGTGGGTGAACTTGTTCTGCTGACACCGCCTTTGCAGCATCCGGCGGAACCCGCCGGACGGGGCGAGGTTCGCCCGCCTGTGGCCGCGGGCGGCGGAGGCCGGGGATGA
- a CDS encoding ABC transporter ATP-binding protein: MSAASASIRLEDVWKTYRVGGEDVHALAGVSIAFPQGSFWAIMGPSGSGKSTLLNLLGCLDRPSRGVCFIQNQPTAGIDDDALSEVRLRHLGFIFQSFNLIAQLSVRENIELPLFYLGWDAERSRRRAEELAAQVGLEQRLEHRPSELSGGQQQRVAIARALANDPAIILADEPTGNLDTATGIQIMDLLRELNRRGKTVIMVTHEPEIAAYAHHRLHIRDGRIDRIESTDG, encoded by the coding sequence ATGAGCGCCGCGAGCGCGTCCATACGTCTGGAGGACGTCTGGAAAACCTATCGCGTCGGAGGAGAGGACGTACACGCCCTGGCCGGGGTGTCCATCGCCTTTCCCCAAGGCAGCTTCTGGGCCATCATGGGTCCGAGCGGCTCGGGTAAGAGCACCCTGCTCAATCTGCTCGGCTGCCTCGATCGACCGAGCCGGGGCGTCTGTTTCATCCAGAATCAGCCCACCGCCGGGATCGACGACGACGCTCTGAGCGAAGTGCGTCTGCGCCACCTCGGCTTTATCTTTCAAAGCTTCAATCTCATTGCCCAGCTCAGTGTCCGCGAGAACATCGAACTGCCCCTGTTCTACCTGGGCTGGGACGCCGAGCGCAGCAGGCGCCGCGCCGAGGAACTCGCAGCGCAGGTCGGGCTTGAGCAGCGGCTCGAGCATCGCCCCAGCGAGCTCTCCGGCGGTCAGCAGCAGCGTGTCGCCATCGCGCGCGCCCTGGCCAACGATCCGGCCATCATTCTCGCCGATGAACCGACGGGCAACCTCGATACGGCCACGGGCATCCAGATCATGGACCTGCTTCGTGAGCTCAACCGGCGCGGCAAGACGGTGATCATGGTCACCCACGAACCGGAGATCGCCGCCTACGCCCACCATCGCCTGCACATCCGCGACGGGCGCATCGACCGCATCGAATCCACGGACGGCTGA
- a CDS encoding ABC transporter permease has translation MRELKIMRNIRLGIKNLVLNGLRSLLTMLGMVFGVGSVIAMLSVGEGASQEALEQIRRLGSENILISSIKPVEEEASPQVRILMSIYGLTYADEERIRETFGAVRHTVAVKSVRKEARVGTRAMETRVMGVTPGWFDLVQRPLVAGRTLRAQDEERRAAVAVVTETVARRLLPIEHPLGSFIQVGGDVFEVVGIVQSMSSQGAGVQAPDREDDIYLPLSTTRERYGDIVVRRSAGSFMREQVELHQVIVQVEDVALVEKTALAIEEMLERFHKKKDYRIDVPLSLLRQAEATKRTFNIVLGSIAGISLLVGGIGIMNIMLASVTERTREIGIRRAIGAKRRQIIGQFLIETVVLSTAGGAIGICVGLLIPLLITYFAGLTTIVTAGSLILSVVISLSVGIVFGLYPAVRAARLDPIEALRHE, from the coding sequence ATGCGCGAACTCAAGATCATGCGCAATATCCGCCTGGGCATCAAGAACCTGGTGCTCAACGGCCTGCGCAGCCTGCTGACCATGCTCGGCATGGTGTTCGGCGTCGGCAGCGTCATCGCCATGCTCTCGGTGGGCGAGGGGGCCAGCCAGGAGGCCCTGGAGCAGATTCGGCGCCTGGGCAGCGAGAACATCCTGATTTCCTCCATCAAGCCTGTCGAGGAGGAAGCCAGTCCTCAGGTGCGCATTCTGATGAGCATCTACGGTTTGACCTATGCCGACGAGGAGCGCATCCGCGAGACTTTCGGCGCGGTTCGCCATACCGTGGCGGTCAAAAGCGTGCGCAAGGAAGCGCGCGTCGGCACCCGCGCCATGGAAACCCGCGTCATGGGGGTGACGCCGGGCTGGTTCGACTTGGTGCAAAGGCCGCTTGTCGCCGGGCGCACCCTCAGGGCACAGGATGAAGAGCGCCGGGCGGCGGTGGCGGTGGTCACGGAAACCGTGGCCCGCCGTCTGCTGCCCATCGAACATCCCCTGGGCAGCTTCATCCAGGTCGGCGGCGATGTGTTCGAGGTGGTGGGCATCGTGCAGTCCATGAGCAGCCAGGGCGCCGGAGTCCAGGCTCCCGATCGCGAGGACGACATTTACCTGCCGTTGAGTACCACGCGCGAGCGCTACGGAGACATCGTGGTGCGGCGCAGCGCGGGCAGTTTCATGCGAGAGCAGGTGGAACTTCATCAGGTGATCGTGCAGGTCGAGGATGTCGCCCTGGTGGAGAAGACCGCCCTGGCCATCGAGGAGATGCTGGAGCGTTTTCACAAGAAAAAAGATTACCGCATCGACGTGCCCCTGTCCCTGTTGCGTCAGGCCGAAGCGACCAAGCGCACGTTCAACATCGTGCTGGGTTCCATCGCCGGGATCAGCCTGCTGGTGGGCGGCATCGGCATCATGAACATCATGCTCGCCTCGGTCACGGAGCGCACCCGCGAGATCGGCATCCGCCGCGCCATCGGCGCCAAGCGGCGGCAGATCATCGGTCAGTTCCTGATCGAAACCGTGGTCCTGTCGACGGCGGGCGGGGCCATCGGGATTTGCGTGGGCCTGCTGATACCGCTACTGATCACCTATTTTGCCGGGCTGACCACCATCGTCACCGCGGGCAGCCTGATTCTCTCGGTGGTCATTAGTCTGTCGGTGGGGATTGTTTTCGGATTGTACCCGGCCGTGCGCGCCGCGCGCCTGGATCCCATCGAGGCCTTGCGGCACGAATAA
- a CDS encoding CHC2 zinc finger domain-containing protein translates to MTIEDRRHMDELVTRRHAIERVAEDLGLKREGKHFYCPACHPGADCKPDLVIKDGRFQCFRCGALGDVVGLVKLARQCDLESALEWLSREIR, encoded by the coding sequence ATGACGATTGAAGACCGCCGCCACATGGATGAACTGGTCACCCGCCGCCACGCCATCGAGCGGGTCGCCGAAGACCTCGGCCTCAAGCGCGAGGGCAAGCATTTCTATTGTCCGGCATGCCATCCCGGCGCCGACTGCAAACCCGACCTGGTGATCAAGGACGGACGTTTTCAATGTTTTCGTTGCGGCGCGTTGGGCGATGTGGTGGGGTTGGTCAAGCTGGCGCGTCAATGCGATCTGGAAAGCGCCCTGGAATGGCTGTCCAGGGAAATCCGATGA
- a CDS encoding SDR family oxidoreductase translates to MEQTILITGANRGIGLEMSRQYAQADWRVLACCRNPAQAVELDALSRASGGKIRIHALDVARDEDIARLADELRHEKIDILFNNAGISGPRKQGFGPIDSVEWLAAFRVNVVAPYQLTLALVEQVAGSTRRMVAIMGTQLGSIAENTTGGRYVYGSTKAAVHMVGKSLSIDLAPRGITTMLLHPGWVRTDMGGAEATLSVEESVRGLRKVLDRATPADGGQLIAYDGRIVPW, encoded by the coding sequence ATGGAACAAACCATCCTGATTACCGGTGCTAATCGCGGCATCGGCCTGGAAATGTCGCGGCAGTATGCCCAAGCCGACTGGCGGGTGCTGGCCTGTTGCCGCAACCCCGCCCAAGCGGTTGAACTGGATGCATTGTCGCGCGCGAGCGGCGGAAAAATCCGCATTCACGCCCTGGATGTCGCACGGGACGAAGACATCGCCCGTCTGGCCGACGAACTGCGCCACGAAAAAATCGACATTCTCTTCAATAACGCCGGCATCAGCGGCCCCCGCAAGCAGGGATTCGGCCCCATCGACAGCGTGGAGTGGCTCGCGGCTTTCCGCGTGAATGTCGTGGCCCCATACCAGCTCACTCTTGCCCTGGTCGAACAGGTGGCCGGCAGCACCAGGCGCATGGTCGCCATCATGGGTACGCAACTCGGCAGCATCGCCGAAAACACCACGGGCGGGCGCTATGTCTACGGCTCCACCAAGGCGGCGGTGCATATGGTGGGCAAAAGCCTCTCCATCGATCTGGCGCCGCGCGGTATAACCACGATGCTGCTTCATCCCGGTTGGGTGCGCACGGACATGGGCGGTGCCGAGGCGACCCTGAGCGTCGAAGAGAGCGTGCGCGGCCTGCGCAAGGTGCTCGATCGGGCCACCCCGGCCGATGGCGGGCAGCTGATCGCCTACGATGGACGGATTGTTCCCTGGTAG
- a CDS encoding aldehyde dehydrogenase family protein gives MQEYGRFLIGGDWVSPRRDRRIDVIHSATEEVMGRIPAGDADDVDAAVRAARQAQPAWAALHPHERRDFLARIHAGLLARSAQIARTISAEVGMPVKLSERIQAGLPAMVLESYIRLLDDYAFSEEIGNSLILKEPRGVVGCITPWNYPLHQIIAKLAPALAAGCTLVVKPSELAPLTAFMLAEIIQEADLPPGVFNLVGGYGPEAGEALVVHPEVRMISFTGSTRAGRRISELAAATVKRVTLEMGGKSPSLILDDADLAKAVKATVSSCFLNSGQTCSALTRMLVPKALYTDAARLAVEVAETFTPGDPLTPDTRLGPLVSAAQRERVRGYIRRGLDEGAELLRGGIDAPRGLERGFYVQPTVFGRVTPRMTIAREEIFGPVLCILPYEDEEQAIAIANDTDYGLAAAVWSADAERARRVARRIEAGQVDVNGGRFNPLAPFGGFKQSGIGREFGRFGLEEFFEIKSLQF, from the coding sequence ATGCAGGAATACGGGCGTTTTCTGATCGGCGGCGATTGGGTTTCTCCTCGGCGGGATCGGAGAATCGATGTCATTCATTCGGCCACCGAGGAGGTCATGGGGAGAATACCCGCGGGCGACGCCGACGATGTGGATGCCGCCGTGCGGGCGGCACGTCAGGCGCAACCGGCGTGGGCCGCGCTGCATCCCCATGAGCGCCGTGATTTTCTCGCGCGCATCCACGCGGGCCTGCTCGCCCGATCGGCGCAGATCGCGCGCACCATCAGCGCCGAGGTCGGCATGCCCGTCAAGCTCTCCGAGCGCATTCAGGCAGGGCTTCCGGCCATGGTGCTGGAGAGCTACATCCGCCTTCTCGATGACTACGCTTTCTCCGAGGAGATCGGCAACTCCCTGATTCTCAAGGAACCGCGTGGCGTGGTGGGCTGCATTACGCCCTGGAACTATCCTCTTCACCAGATCATCGCCAAGCTGGCGCCGGCTTTGGCCGCGGGTTGCACCCTGGTGGTCAAGCCCAGCGAACTGGCGCCCCTGACGGCCTTCATGCTGGCGGAAATCATTCAGGAGGCGGATTTGCCGCCGGGGGTTTTCAACCTGGTCGGCGGCTATGGTCCCGAGGCCGGAGAAGCCCTGGTCGTGCATCCCGAGGTGCGCATGATTTCCTTCACCGGCTCGACCCGGGCCGGACGGCGCATCAGCGAGCTTGCCGCCGCGACGGTCAAGCGTGTGACCTTGGAAATGGGCGGAAAATCGCCCTCGCTGATTCTTGACGACGCCGATCTGGCCAAGGCGGTCAAGGCCACGGTGTCCTCGTGCTTTCTCAATTCGGGCCAAACGTGCAGTGCCTTGACGCGCATGCTGGTGCCCAAGGCCCTTTACACCGACGCGGCGCGTCTGGCGGTGGAGGTGGCCGAGACCTTCACCCCGGGTGATCCCCTGACGCCGGATACGCGCCTGGGGCCGCTGGTTTCGGCGGCGCAGCGGGAGAGGGTGCGCGGCTATATCCGGCGCGGTCTCGACGAGGGAGCCGAATTGCTCCGCGGCGGGATCGATGCGCCTCGGGGGCTGGAGCGCGGCTTTTATGTGCAGCCGACGGTGTTTGGGCGAGTGACGCCTCGGATGACCATCGCGCGCGAGGAGATTTTCGGTCCGGTGCTCTGCATCCTGCCCTATGAGGATGAAGAGCAGGCCATCGCCATCGCCAACGACACCGACTACGGCCTGGCCGCGGCGGTCTGGTCGGCCGATGCCGAGCGTGCCCGGCGCGTGGCGCGACGCATCGAGGCGGGGCAGGTGGATGTCAACGGCGGGCGGTTCAATCCGCTGGCGCCCTTTGGCGGCTTCAAGCAGTCGGGCATCGGCCGCGAATTCGGCCGCTTCGGATTGGAGGAGTTTTTCGAGATCAAGTCCTTGCAGTTTTAA
- a CDS encoding M23 family metallopeptidase — MKSVVRKIGPLLSLAAVLVLVFGLFIYFRDTRGPQVRLTGAQGYISTKPLGIELSDEGSGLRSVVVSITQGNIAKELLNKTFDSGLTSALETIEIKEPFLRDGPVELRVRATDQAIFPFGAGNVTDQVFTLTYDGTPPRVTVQSTTHNINQGGTGLIVYTVSEDVQKTGIEVGEYFFPGFRQPSGEYVALFAFPHHLTTAEFTPRLVAVDLAGNEGRGGFSFHANARRFRQDSINVSDNFLARVMPQFERDYPDAPSLLDVFLRVNSEMRAQNVAAIREMGRDTLAEPLWRGDFLRMGSAANMAQYADRRSYMYQGQKIDEATHMGVDLASVQQAPIRAGNHGRVIFADFLGIYGNCVILDHGLGLQSIYAHLTRIDVQVGDSVQKGDLLGTSGATGMAGGDHLHFEMTVSGVSVNPIEWWDPQWLRNNITSKFPTVQ; from the coding sequence ATGAAATCGGTTGTCCGCAAGATCGGACCGCTGCTGTCTTTGGCCGCGGTGCTGGTGCTGGTGTTCGGTCTGTTCATCTACTTTCGCGATACCCGCGGGCCTCAGGTCCGTTTGACGGGCGCGCAGGGTTACATCTCGACCAAGCCCCTCGGCATCGAACTGAGCGACGAGGGTTCGGGCCTGCGAAGCGTCGTCGTCAGCATCACCCAGGGCAACATCGCCAAGGAACTGCTCAACAAGACCTTCGACTCGGGGCTAACCTCGGCTCTGGAGACGATCGAGATCAAGGAACCTTTCCTGCGCGACGGTCCGGTGGAACTGAGGGTCAGGGCCACCGACCAGGCAATTTTTCCCTTCGGCGCCGGCAATGTCACCGATCAGGTCTTTACCCTGACCTATGACGGCACCCCGCCGCGCGTGACGGTGCAGAGCACCACCCACAACATCAACCAGGGCGGGACCGGGCTCATCGTCTATACGGTTTCCGAGGATGTGCAAAAAACCGGGATCGAAGTCGGCGAGTATTTCTTCCCCGGGTTTCGTCAGCCCTCGGGCGAGTATGTGGCGCTCTTCGCCTTTCCCCATCATCTCACCACCGCCGAATTCACGCCGCGGCTGGTGGCCGTCGATCTGGCCGGCAATGAAGGTCGTGGGGGCTTTTCCTTTCATGCCAATGCCCGCCGCTTCCGTCAGGACAGCATCAATGTTTCCGACAATTTTCTCGCCAGGGTCATGCCCCAGTTCGAGCGCGATTATCCCGATGCGCCCTCTCTGCTTGATGTTTTCCTGCGCGTCAACAGTGAAATGCGTGCCCAGAATGTGGCGGCCATTCGCGAGATGGGCCGCGACACCCTGGCCGAACCCCTGTGGCGGGGCGATTTCCTGCGCATGGGCAGCGCGGCCAACATGGCTCAGTACGCCGACCGCCGCAGCTACATGTACCAGGGGCAGAAGATCGACGAGGCGACCCACATGGGCGTCGATCTCGCCTCGGTGCAGCAGGCGCCGATTCGGGCCGGAAACCACGGTCGGGTTATTTTTGCCGATTTTCTGGGGATTTACGGAAATTGCGTGATTCTTGATCACGGTCTTGGCTTGCAGAGCATCTACGCGCACCTTACGCGCATCGACGTGCAGGTGGGCGACAGCGTGCAAAAGGGCGATCTGCTCGGCACCAGCGGCGCGACGGGCATGGCCGGCGGCGACCATCTGCATTTCGAGATGACCGTGTCGGGCGTATCGGTCAATCCCATCGAATGGTGGGATCCGCAATGGTTGCGCAACAACATCACCAGCAAATTCCCCACCGTCCAGTAG
- a CDS encoding sensor histidine kinase, whose protein sequence is MEANLTTNCCWNQDLTSLSGCPNLREGDEALLFDWKRRIAERCFDCPRFLEDMHEFRRQGESSAELLLLSLEKIRQARAENQDLRGELEVRNREFQFLHEVTSSIQSSLDLDEIISLALTAVTAGQGFGFNRAILMLVDAERQNLNGYIALGPRRLEEAQRIWHEIEENHYSLQDMARVFYERKIVAEKEKFRDLLDLLSLPLSRRDHLFIDTLNGTTSRHILNLWSEFNIDRHQVEALEVNELVLVPLRSRNRRIGLLLADNIVNRRPISSKDLQSLESFALPMAFALERGALHEQLQKELGKVREANQLLKQQQEQIVRMEKMALVGQIVSHFSHSIRNPLMIIGGFARSLSRQIPEGDERRRYIESIVRETRRLEEVLQDALNYSESLYPTFDLWDVNQVLTTVYGSLLEDIELAGISVCLDLAPGLPPVRIDFKQISYSLRSILNNALEAMPNGGTLTLSSQRVDAELLIRISDTGPGIAPDILRLIDSPFSSTNGKTSGLSLSLCSRILQSHGGRMHIGNAETGGAVISLYLPLA, encoded by the coding sequence ATGGAAGCAAACCTGACCACAAACTGTTGCTGGAATCAGGATCTCACCTCCCTGAGCGGTTGCCCGAACCTGCGCGAGGGAGATGAAGCGCTGCTCTTCGACTGGAAAAGGCGGATCGCGGAACGCTGCTTCGACTGCCCCCGGTTTCTGGAAGACATGCATGAATTTCGGCGCCAGGGGGAGAGTTCAGCCGAACTGCTGTTGCTGAGTCTCGAAAAAATTCGCCAGGCACGGGCCGAAAATCAGGATCTGCGCGGCGAGTTGGAGGTGCGCAACCGCGAGTTTCAGTTTCTGCACGAAGTCACCTCGTCCATTCAAAGCAGCCTCGATCTTGACGAGATCATCAGCCTTGCCCTCACCGCCGTCACCGCCGGCCAGGGCTTCGGATTCAACCGGGCGATTCTCATGCTGGTCGATGCCGAGCGGCAAAATCTCAACGGGTATATCGCCCTGGGACCGCGTCGCCTGGAAGAGGCGCAGCGTATCTGGCACGAGATCGAGGAAAACCATTACAGCCTGCAAGACATGGCCCGGGTGTTTTACGAGCGCAAGATCGTCGCCGAGAAAGAAAAATTTCGCGATCTGCTCGATCTGCTTTCCCTGCCCTTGTCGCGCCGCGACCATCTCTTCATCGACACGCTCAACGGCACCACGAGTCGGCATATCCTCAATCTGTGGAGCGAGTTCAACATCGATCGCCACCAGGTGGAAGCCTTGGAGGTCAACGAACTGGTGCTGGTACCCCTCAGAAGTCGCAATCGGCGCATCGGTCTGCTCTTGGCCGACAACATCGTCAATCGCCGCCCGATTTCATCCAAGGATCTGCAATCGCTTGAGTCCTTCGCCCTGCCCATGGCTTTTGCCCTGGAACGCGGCGCGCTGCACGAGCAGTTGCAGAAGGAACTGGGCAAGGTGCGTGAAGCCAACCAGTTGCTCAAGCAGCAGCAGGAGCAGATCGTGCGCATGGAAAAAATGGCCCTGGTCGGGCAGATCGTCTCGCATTTTTCCCATTCAATCCGCAATCCCCTGATGATCATCGGCGGCTTCGCCCGCTCCTTGAGCCGCCAGATCCCCGAGGGGGACGAGCGCCGGCGTTATATCGAATCCATCGTGCGCGAAACCCGAAGACTTGAAGAGGTCCTTCAGGATGCCCTCAACTACTCCGAATCCCTGTATCCGACCTTTGACCTCTGGGATGTCAACCAGGTACTGACCACCGTTTACGGAAGCCTTCTGGAAGATATCGAACTCGCCGGAATCAGCGTCTGTCTCGATCTGGCCCCGGGTCTGCCCCCCGTGCGCATCGACTTCAAGCAGATCAGCTACAGCCTGCGCAGCATCCTCAACAACGCGTTGGAAGCCATGCCGAACGGTGGAACCCTGACCCTCTCCTCCCAGCGTGTCGATGCGGAACTTCTGATTCGCATCAGCGACACGGGTCCGGGTATCGCCCCGGACATTTTGCGCCTGATCGATTCGCCTTTTTCCTCCACCAACGGCAAGACCAGCGGCCTCAGCCTGTCCTTGTGCTCGCGGATTCTGCAAAGCCATGGCGGCCGCATGCACATCGGCAATGCCGAAACGGGCGGGGCTGTGATTTCCCTTTATCTGCCCCTCGCCTAG